AAATGCAGTTTAAGCTAGAAGTGAAGTTGGTGAGAATCCACTTAGACATAGGGGGACTAACTGCACAGTGCCTGGCACCAAGAAGCCCACAGAAGCCTGAATCCCAAGACCCTCTCacaatgctgttttttaaaacgTTTATAGTTTTCAAAAATCTATGAGGCCAGCAGGTATATCACAGTGGAAACAAGTTAACcaggagaaacaaaacataGAGGATATCCAGTAAAACTATTAGATAGTGCATTTTaaatcaatacaaaaaaacTACTTTCCATGAAATCCATAACTGATTTGTGGAATTCACTGCCACTGATCCTGATGAAGCAACAGAGTATGTACTGAGATGAAATGCCTATCTGCAGGACAGGTACATCTATGATTATTAAGCATAGTGGTCTAGATGTACAACCTCTGATTTAGGAAGTTCATTAACTGCTGGTTCATATGAGTCTTCCCAGGCAAACTTGCAGTTTTCAGATGGTTAAGAATTTCTCACAGTCCTTCTCTAAGCATATGCTTAAGACACTCTTTTTAGACTCCTAAACTCAAACATAAATGGGTCACATTCAGTCTTATCAgaatacagacaaaaaaaaaaattactaagtATATGGTTATAAAATTACTAGGTAGTTTTATGCTTTCAAATACAGGCACATCAACATCTCTGCACATACACATGTTCGTTTTAAACTTAAGTATCCACAAGTAGGTGAAATCATgatttttgcttcagtctgccATAATTCTTTCTGCAGACTAAACTTCTACACTGGATATTCCATGTACAACTCCAACGTTCTTGGCTAACAATTCTAGTATGAGAATTACCACAGTAACAAACCCACCTTGGTCTTCTATAACGTTTCGAAGTACAAAGGTAGCACCAagtccttttcctcctctttgaaTGCAGATGCCTACAAACCGGCTGGTTTTGCCATTAGCATATGGGTCTGCAGTAGTAACAGCGAGTATACTGCCTGCCAAAAAGGGACTAGTCAAGCAAACATACCAACATGTGGGAGAGGAGTTGGACAATGCGCACATACACAagtttattctgaaaatgctttatCTTCCAATAAAGCTGCCAGAAACACAACAAACTTTCACTATATCCTGAATTAATAAATCTTAAAGTGATTCTGCAGGTTAACTACGAAGATTCTTAACCTTTAAAGCAGTGCTATTTACCTTTTACTCTTCATTATCcaaataaaacatgaataatCTATTTTGCTCTCTTCAGCTTTATTGGTTAACCACATCCTAAAACGCCAGGATATAAAGCACACATTATAAAAGCAAGTTAATGCTTTTCTTATAAAAACtgaatataaatatgaaaacaaaatatgaacCAGTATGTATAGAAACACATATCCTAGTTGATCTAGCAATTGATCCTAGATATTCTACAGCATCAGACCACACTTTTTGCTACCCCATTCAGCGAACGGTACGGACAGAATTACAAAAACTGTGGTGCTGTTACTAACCAACATAGAACTCTGGGATGTTGAAGACTTTTCGTCTCTGTATCATATCCTTTCTTTCTATATAGAACTTAAGAGGATTTGTTCTCCCTCTAGGAGGTATAAATTCAGGGCTCAAGAACCTGTAAGAAAATCGAACATTTTAAGtataaaaagtatttgcatAAAAACTGCTAGAAAAGTGCAAATATTTGGCTTACAAGTGAAAAATTATCTATGTTAACCACCTGTACCCATTTCCATGTCAGAATTATGAACTGCAGTTCATGCAGTTACTAATTTTTTACTATCCACAAGGgatttttccagtctttttttttttttttaaagctagctATGAATGTTGACCTCAGGGGAGCTGTGAAAAGAAGCATTAATGCAAGCCTGCCTTACAGACCTGAGGGAGTTGTGGGGGAGCGTAAAGGAACATGTGGCCACGCAGAGGTCCTGATCAGTACTGCTGcctccaggcagctgcacagACTGTAAATGACATTCAGACTACTCTTGATCTTCACACAAAGTTGCACAGGCTCAGGAGAGCAAAATATGTTATGTTAATATAGTTCCCTATTCTGCCTAACCACTGGTTCCAAGACTGCATTTCTTAGGAGAGGTACAGAGACTCTTCACTTAAAAGTTATTTCCATTAATAGATCTGAAATGAAttcaagaagaggaaggaggcagagtgAAAGATTTCacagttctgatttttaataCTCCTTCCATTCTTTGGCTGCTCACATGCTGCACATGTTTTGTGGAGATACAAAATACTGCGACATCACTCTCCTTCCTGAGATAGCACTGCAGTGTTAACTAACGTGCGCTCTAAAGcaacacaaacagcagcaaagaaaacactCAGCACGAGAGAAGTCTCAGGAAAGTCATTACTGGCGATATCTCCTTCATTTCACGCACAGTAACATGTGTGCAGATGACCTCAAGGCCAGAGACAAAGGCAGATACAGGACCCATGCCCCTGACAGCTTGTGGCATACTGGAAATGCATGCCTTTAACAGCTGAAAACCTGACACATTAACACCAAATATGCAAAAGTGTCTACTGctatattttttccctattttgcTACTTTTAGTAACTGTAGGCCACAGTGTTTTGGGGTATTTTTAGCATACTTCCACACAAATCGCTGCTGCTATAACTTCAGAAATATCTTCGCGCAGCTCACACAATAAGCCCCAGGACATCCTACCTCCTCTCCACCGTCTGTTTCTGCTTGTCAATAATGACAGGCTTCGGAGGCGGCTTAAATTTCGCTGGCTCCCCATCGCTGCTGCTTCGGTACCCCGAGAACGAAAAACATCCTAcgaagataaaaaaaaaaaaaaaaaaaatcataaaaaagaacttttcagGCAGAACCGaccccgcccccgccccccaagAGGGGTGCGGGCCAAGGCCCGCGCCAgggccctgcagagcagggcagagccgGCCCGGCGCTCAGGGGTgcgggccgggagcgcgggCCGCGCCGTCCTTActgccgggcgccgcggcgaggCCCGCCAAGGCCGCCGCTCGCCTCTCCCAGAGCCTCCCGCAGGCCGCTGCCATGGTGACTACGGCCACTTCCGGCCTGGCTGCGCAGGCGCGCTCAGCGCTACGGCGAGCGCGGCGGGCCAAGCTACCCGGCAGGGCGGAGCTGGGCGGGgaggcgcggggcccggccgcgctcccaCCTCTTCGCGGGGGCTCCCGGCCCCTGCGGCaccgcgcggggcggcccgggccaGGCCCgggcgaggggagggggcgccgtgcctgcctgcctgcctgcctgcgggccgggccgggccccgtcGCTGCGGTGCCCTCGGGTGTCCCTCCAGAGTGGCGCTGCCCGCAGGagcgagccgagccgagccgtgccCGCTGCCCCCTGTGCTCGCCTGACCCAAAGAAGCAGCTGGTGAATTTTCCTGGACCGCTGTTAGCGCTGTCTGTAGCTTGAATAACCCACAGCGCAGGCAATCTCACCACGATTAGTTCAGAAACGATTGCACGCGCCAACgttgctgagctgcttctggTGTCTGCTGCGGTGGAACTTGCTCAGGTGGCAGAGGAGAGGCTAAGTTTAAACGCAGAGAGGACAGGTTTATAAATAACACCCCCGTGTTTAAATTTTGCGGGGATTTGCTTCAAGGTGCACCTGACCTCATCAACTGATGACATCCATCACATTGCCTGTGATGCTCCCTCTGGCCCTGTTCATTGGTGGCAGCTGAGTTTGTAACCTGCCTAAGCCCTCACGTTAGCAAGAGTTATTTTCTCGTTTGTGGTAAGCTGTTTGGGCTCTTAACTGCTGGTTAGAAGGAGGTAGGGTGTGCAAAAGACAAGTCATGGTATTTCTTGATGATCTGCTGGTCTAACACAAAAAATGAGTTAATGAGCAGAACAGGGATCTGGCAAAAGGGGGCACTCTAACccttaaaatacaaaagcacaCCACCTGAAGAAAAAATCCCTCGTtttggtcttaaaaaaaaaaaaaaaatcttgttaatGCCTAAGTACTAttaaaaaggcagaaggatATATCTCTGAGGAGTGGGAAATAGAGCATATAGTGATAATTCCAATATCCTAATGATGATTAAGAGGATCTCAAAACAGTTATAAAGAGATGTGTGGGTTAGGACTTGGAAAActgcagccctgtgcctgaCATCTTTTGAAAGAAGAGGATTGGATACTTCAATGTAGGAAAGACATTACTATCTCCTTAGCTGACCACTTGTTGCATCCAAACAAGATCATCTTGACAGACTGGAACTGCATCAGGCTTAGGGGGTTCCCAAATTACTGTAAGTAAACTTCACTTGAAGATACTTCATGCTCTACTGGGACCAGAACCCAGCCCCTCCAAATGCATCTAGTTGCTATGTGCTCTGCTCTGGCACCCTCATATTAAGGCAACACTTTTGCCTGGCTGACTTAACCCCTTCCCAGTCAGGAGTACCCAAGCCCCCTGTATTTAAGGAGCACAAACGCAGATGTGCTTGCAGACTGAGCTTGACTTGCAGAAAGCTATTTCCTTAGGTTCTTCAACTATAATGTGCAATATTTTACCAGAGAGGGATCCTTGTTCTTGGCTTTGTTGCAAGCATGCATACCTGAAGAACTGTGACCATCTCAGAATGTATGATGCTTTGGGCTAGACAGGGTAGggaaatatatttctgatgTGGAGATTCTTGACAATCT
The sequence above is a segment of the Rhea pennata isolate bPtePen1 chromosome 3, bPtePen1.pri, whole genome shotgun sequence genome. Coding sequences within it:
- the MRPL19 gene encoding large ribosomal subunit protein bL19m, with protein sequence MAAACGRLWERRAAALAGLAAAPGRCFSFSGYRSSSDGEPAKFKPPPKPVIIDKQKQTVERRFLSPEFIPPRGRTNPLKFYIERKDMIQRRKVFNIPEFYVGSILAVTTADPYANGKTSRFVGICIQRGGKGLGATFVLRNVIEDQGVEICYELYNPRIQEIEVLKLEKRLDDNLMYLRDALPEYSTFDMNMKPESRLDHEEIPVNKLQVRMKPKPWSKRWERPKYNVKGIKFELPEQKMKEAQKWSQPWLEFDMLREYDTSKIEEKIWKEVNEELKK